The Pseudanabaena yagii GIHE-NHR1 genomic interval TGATGTACTGGCTCGCGATCGAGCGTGAACCAATCACCACCGACAATCTGCGTCAAGACATTGTCCCGATGGTTTCTAAATCCCAAATTCTCGAATCGGTGATTTCCCTCCGTTGGCGATCGCTAATTGAGAAGAAAGCAAATAGCTTCACGCAGCAGCCTGTAGTTATGGAATATATGACTGAGCGCTTGGTGGACATGGCATATCAAGCGGCAACAGAACGAGAGCCTGAGTTTTTGATGAGCTATGCTCTAGTCCAACATCGCGCTGAAGACTACATTCGCGAAACCCAGATTCGTCATATCCTGCAACCTCTCACCGATCGCCTCTTGGCACATTATGGCAGTGTGGACATTTTGCAGCGCGAGTTACATAGTTTGTTGGAAACTCTCCGCGATCGCCAAACTGCGATCGGCTATGCACAGGGCAATATCATGAATTTGTTGCGGGCTTCACAACAGGATCTCACTAAAAGCTTTTGCCGCTTCCCCGATCAGGTAACAGAGCATTCCGATTTGCAACTTCTGGAGAGATTGCTAGAAAGCGATCGCGCTGGTGGACTTGCCACATGGGATCATCGAATTCCTTGGGCAAACAATCCCCTCGCTCAACAAACTTCAGAAACTAAAACCCAAATCCGCAGCAAAAATCTCTACTATCAATGGACAGAGGGTTCTCTCGAACAGTTGAAGCAGGAACTCAAGCAACAGCCTAAACTGCGGAAGAAGTACTATGCATGGTTGAATGAGACCGAATTTGCGGCGATCGATGCTGATTTTGAAGCTGTCAAAATCACTGATACGCTCAATCAGCCCGTTGATGCCAGATTGGTATTTATCAATGAGGTGAAGATTGTTGAGCCACCTGCAAATTTAGCGACTCCTGCCGAGCGTCGTGCTCAAGATAGAAAAAGAAAGCAAGAGTTACGAGCAAATCGTACTAAAAGACTCGGTTAATCTATAGGAGGTTGCATTTTGGCTACGGCAAAATGCAACCTCCTATTTTGGAAATATAGTCTTAGTCTTGCTCAGTATTTCCCTAATATCTACATTTTCCCAATTAACTCGATATAACTGTAATGGTTCATCTTTACCCTTGACTTTAATTAGGTCTAGTTGCTCTAAGGGAAGGTTGAGGCTAGAAATCTTAGACTTAGTACTTTCGGAAATAAAGACCTCACCTGCCTGTGCTGCTGTACAGATGCGGCTTGCCACATTCATCGTATCGCCAATGTTTGTATATTGAATGAGATTTTCGGAACCAATATTGCCCGAAGCTACCATCCCCGTATTCAGCCCAATATGAATTTGGATTTGCAGATCGCGCCCCTGTGTAGCCCATTCTTGATTGAGCCGACGCATTGACCATTGCATCGCGATCGCTGCATTCACTGCCATCACCGCATCATCTTCTCTTTGATAAGGTGAACCCCACACCGCTAAGAGAGCATCCGCAATATATTTCTCTAACGTACCGCCATAGGGAAACACGATATCTTCGACCATCACCTTGAAATATTCATTCAAGAATTCTAAAACTTTGCGGGGTTGCATTTTTGAAGTCATTTCTGTAAAGCCGCTAATATCGGAAAATAGAGCCGTTACCTCCGTTTCCATAATGCGGTTCAAGTCCCACCCTTCCTCAATTTTTTGGCTAACTGCGGCGGGGAAAAAGCGTTCTAATTTAGCGCGACGAATTACCTCCGTTTGCATTTTGCGATAAAGGTTTGCATTTTCGATCGCGATCGCGGCTTGATTGGCAAGGCTACTCAAAAACTCCAAATCTTCACGATTATAGGCGTGACCATGGGACAGGTTATCTACATACAGTACGCCAATTACATGATCTCTCGGCTTTAAAGGCGCACACATGGCGGCTTGAATCGACTGCTGGATAATTGACTGCGAACTATCAAAACGGCGATCGAGGGAAGGATCATCACAAATAATCGCATCACCTTGTTTTAAGACGAAATTAGTTATTTTACGACTGTAAAAATCAATATTTGCAGTTTCATTAGGGTTACTAATATTTGAGCCACTAAACTTAGCGGCTTTAGGTTCTAACTCTCCATTTTTCTCATTAACAAGCAGCAATATGGCACGATCAACTGACATAATTTGCAGCAATATTTCTAGAATCTTTTCAGGCAAAGCAGAATATGCCTCTGGAGATGCTAGCTCTTGGCTAACTTCTAACAAAACTCGTAACTTTGCCGAGGTTCTCTGAGTTTCATCATTGCCCTGAATCAGTAATACCGATCCTTTCGGTGCGGTCTGTTGCCTTTGCAATAGATCCTGCATATTGACACGAGATTTTTCGGGAGAGACTCGCATCAAAATTGATAGACCAGAGTTAGCAGGTGTACCTGTTTGCTGGGAAGCTACAGGTTGCAACTCATCAACTAGGCGAAAGACAACACTACCAAACTGAACCATATCGCCATGATTAAGCTTTTGCTGCACAATCTTGGCTTGATTTACAAAAGTACCATTACTACTGTTGAGATCCGTGACATATATACCCTTGTCTGTCACTTGAATTTCGGCATGATGTCGGGAAAGACTTCGAGCATCATCTTCAACCACAATACTATTATCTAATCCCCGCCCGATAGTATTTACGCCGTGGCGCAGATCGCAGATCCGTTCTTGAGGAGTTCCTTGATTTTGAATGATGTATGGCATATTTTTACCTACTGCGCTTAATGCAATATAGCGGGTTTCAAACGAATGCATCCTCATTTGAAACAAAAAATCAATCCTAGTGAGATTTTGATTTTTCATCTTGCCGTAAGCAAAATGAGAACCACCATATCAATTGCTTTGACGGAGGAAGATGATCCCACTCAAAGTTGAAATTTTATTCGCTAATTCCACTACAGAAGTACCCGCGAAAACTCTCATATCATTGATAATGAAATAACAGCATTATCACATTTTTATCCATGTCGCCAACTACGCTAGAAGTACAATCTCAATCTCAGGTAGATGCTAATCCTGCAACTGATGCGATCGCAGAATTTAATCAGTATGTGATGAGTACCTATGCTCGCTTTCCGATCGCCCTAGAGCGTGGTGAAGGCTGCCGCGTATGGGATAGCACAGGTA includes:
- a CDS encoding adenylate/guanylate cyclase domain-containing protein, whose product is MPYIIQNQGTPQERICDLRHGVNTIGRGLDNSIVVEDDARSLSRHHAEIQVTDKGIYVTDLNSSNGTFVNQAKIVQQKLNHGDMVQFGSVVFRLVDELQPVASQQTGTPANSGLSILMRVSPEKSRVNMQDLLQRQQTAPKGSVLLIQGNDETQRTSAKLRVLLEVSQELASPEAYSALPEKILEILLQIMSVDRAILLLVNEKNGELEPKAAKFSGSNISNPNETANIDFYSRKITNFVLKQGDAIICDDPSLDRRFDSSQSIIQQSIQAAMCAPLKPRDHVIGVLYVDNLSHGHAYNREDLEFLSSLANQAAIAIENANLYRKMQTEVIRRAKLERFFPAAVSQKIEEGWDLNRIMETEVTALFSDISGFTEMTSKMQPRKVLEFLNEYFKVMVEDIVFPYGGTLEKYIADALLAVWGSPYQREDDAVMAVNAAIAMQWSMRRLNQEWATQGRDLQIQIHIGLNTGMVASGNIGSENLIQYTNIGDTMNVASRICTAAQAGEVFISESTKSKISSLNLPLEQLDLIKVKGKDEPLQLYRVNWENVDIREILSKTKTIFPK